From a single Peromyscus maniculatus bairdii isolate BWxNUB_F1_BW_parent chromosome 4, HU_Pman_BW_mat_3.1, whole genome shotgun sequence genomic region:
- the Rbck1 gene encoding ranBP-type and C3HC4-type zinc finger-containing protein 1 isoform X1, whose product MDEKTKKAEEMALSLARAVAGGDEQAAMKYATWLAEQRVPLRVQVKPEVSPTQDIRLCVSVEDAYMHTVTIWLTVRPDMTVASLKDMVFLDYGFPPSLQQWVVGQRLARDQETLHSHGVRRNGDSAYLYLLSACNTSLNPQELQRQRQLRMLEDLGFKDLTLQPRGPLEPVLAKPRAQQEPGQPDAASESPPPVGWQCPGCTFINKPTRPGCEMCCRARPETYQIPASYQPDEEERARLAGEEEALRQYQQRKQQQQEGNYLQHVQLEQRSLVLNTEPAECPVCYSALAPGEAVVLRECLHTFCRECLQGTIRNSQEAEVSCPFIDSTYSCPGKLLEREIRALLSPEDYQRFLDLGVSIAENRSTLSYHCKTPDCRGWCFFEDDVNEFTCPVCSHVNCLLCKAIHERMNCREYQDDLALRAQNDVAARQTTEMLRVMLQQGEAMHCPQCRIVVQKKDGCDWIRCTVCHTEICWVTKGPRWGPGGPGDTSGGCRCRVNGIPCHPSCQNCH is encoded by the exons ATGGACGAGAAGACCAAGAAAG CAGAGGAGATGGCCCTGAGCCTCGCCCGGGCAGTGGCCGGCGGAGATGAACAGGCTGCTATGAAGTATGCCACCTGGTTGGCAGAGCAGAGGGTGCCCCTCAGAGTGCAAGTAAAACCCGAGGTCTCCCCAACACAGGACATCAG GCTGTGTGTGAGCGTGGAGGATGCCTACATGCACACCGTCACCATTTGGCTCACAGTGCGCCCTGATATGACAGTGGCCTCCCTCAAGGACATG GTATTTCTGGACTATGGCTTTCCACCCAGCCTGCAGCAGTGGGTGGTTGGACAGAGGCTGGCGCGGGACCAGGAGACCCTGCATTCGCATGGCGTCCGACGGAACGGAGACAGCGCCTACCTCTACCTGCTGTCGGCCTGCAACACCTCCCTCAACCCTCAGGAGctgcagcggcagcggcagcttCGCATGCTGGAAG ATTTGGGCTTCAAGGACCTTACCCTGCAGCCACGGGGCcccttggagcctgtccttgcCAAGCCCAGGGCCCAGCAGGAGCCCGGGCAGCCAGACGCAGCCTCAGAGTCGCCGCCACCG GTGGGCTGGCAGTGCCCCGGCTGCACTTTCATCAACAAACCCACACGGCCCGGGTGTGAGATGTGCTGTCGTGCAAGACCTGAAACCTACCAGATACCTGCCTCGTACCAGCCTGATGAGGAAGAGCGGGCGCGCCTGGCTGGTGAGGAGGAGGCGCTGCGCCAGTACCAGCAG cggaaacagcagcagcaggaggggaACTACCTGCAGCACGTGCAGCTGGAGCAGAGGAGCCTGGTGCTGAACACGGAGCCCGCTGAGTGCCCCGTGTGCTACTCGGCGCTGGCGCCCGGCGAGGCCGTGGTGCTGCGCGAGTGTCTGCACACCTTCTGCAG GGAGTGCCTGCAGGGCACCATCCGAAACAGCCAGGAGGCGGAGGTATCCTGCCCCTTCATTGACAGCACCTACTCGTGCCCTGGCAAGCTGCTGGAGAGGGAGATCCGGGCG CTCCTGTCCCCTGAGGACTACCAGCGCTTCCTGGACCTGGGTGTGTCCATCGCAGAGAACCGCAGCACCTTGAGCTACCACTGCAAGACGCCCGACTGCAGGGGCTGGTGCTTCTTTGAGGATGATGTCAACGAGTTCACCTGTCCCGTGTGCTCCCATGTCAACTGTCTGCTCTGCAAG GCCATCCATGAGCGCATGAATTGCAGGGAGTATCAGGACGACTTGGCCCTTCGGGCTCAGAATGATGTGGCTGCCCGGCAGACAACGGAGATGCTGAGG GTGATGCTGCAGCAGGGTGAGGCGATGCACTGCCCGCAGTGCCGGATTGTGGTACAGAAGAAGGACGGCTGTGACTGGATCCGCTGCACTGTCTGCCACACCGAGATCTGCTGGGTCACCAAGGGTCCACGCTGGGGCCCTGGG GGCCCAGGGGACACCAGTGGGGGCTGCCGCTGCCGGGTCAACGGGATTCCTTGCCATCCTAGCTGTCAGAACTGCCACTGA
- the Rbck1 gene encoding ranBP-type and C3HC4-type zinc finger-containing protein 1 isoform X2 — translation MAFHPACSSGWLDRGWRGTRRPCIRMASDGTETAPTSTCCRPATPPSTLRSCSGSGSFACWKIWASRTLPCSHGAPWSLSLPSPGPSRSPGSQTQPQSRRHRWAGSAPAALSSTNPHGPGVRCAVVQDLKPTRYLPRTSLMRKSGRAWLVRRRRCASTSRECLQGTIRNSQEAEVSCPFIDSTYSCPGKLLEREIRALLSPEDYQRFLDLGVSIAENRSTLSYHCKTPDCRGWCFFEDDVNEFTCPVCSHVNCLLCKAIHERMNCREYQDDLALRAQNDVAARQTTEMLRVMLQQGEAMHCPQCRIVVQKKDGCDWIRCTVCHTEICWVTKGPRWGPGGPGDTSGGCRCRVNGIPCHPSCQNCH, via the exons ATGGCTTTCCACCCAGCCTGCAGCAGTGGGTGGTTGGACAGAGGCTGGCGCGGGACCAGGAGACCCTGCATTCGCATGGCGTCCGACGGAACGGAGACAGCGCCTACCTCTACCTGCTGTCGGCCTGCAACACCTCCCTCAACCCTCAGGAGctgcagcggcagcggcagcttCGCATGCTGGAAG ATTTGGGCTTCAAGGACCTTACCCTGCAGCCACGGGGCcccttggagcctgtccttgcCAAGCCCAGGGCCCAGCAGGAGCCCGGGCAGCCAGACGCAGCCTCAGAGTCGCCGCCACCG GTGGGCTGGCAGTGCCCCGGCTGCACTTTCATCAACAAACCCACACGGCCCGGGTGTGAGATGTGCTGTCGTGCAAGACCTGAAACCTACCAGATACCTGCCTCGTACCAGCCTGATGAGGAAGAGCGGGCGCGCCTGGCTGGTGAGGAGGAGGCGCTGCGCCAGTACCAGCAG GGAGTGCCTGCAGGGCACCATCCGAAACAGCCAGGAGGCGGAGGTATCCTGCCCCTTCATTGACAGCACCTACTCGTGCCCTGGCAAGCTGCTGGAGAGGGAGATCCGGGCG CTCCTGTCCCCTGAGGACTACCAGCGCTTCCTGGACCTGGGTGTGTCCATCGCAGAGAACCGCAGCACCTTGAGCTACCACTGCAAGACGCCCGACTGCAGGGGCTGGTGCTTCTTTGAGGATGATGTCAACGAGTTCACCTGTCCCGTGTGCTCCCATGTCAACTGTCTGCTCTGCAAG GCCATCCATGAGCGCATGAATTGCAGGGAGTATCAGGACGACTTGGCCCTTCGGGCTCAGAATGATGTGGCTGCCCGGCAGACAACGGAGATGCTGAGG GTGATGCTGCAGCAGGGTGAGGCGATGCACTGCCCGCAGTGCCGGATTGTGGTACAGAAGAAGGACGGCTGTGACTGGATCCGCTGCACTGTCTGCCACACCGAGATCTGCTGGGTCACCAAGGGTCCACGCTGGGGCCCTGGG GGCCCAGGGGACACCAGTGGGGGCTGCCGCTGCCGGGTCAACGGGATTCCTTGCCATCCTAGCTGTCAGAACTGCCACTGA